In Clostridium sp. SY8519, one genomic interval encodes:
- a CDS encoding MOSC domain-containing protein translates to MGVIRGICTSDRKGIQKTEVGEATLIEDWGIEGDAHAGKWHRQISLLGLGEIEAFRARGAEVEFGAFGENLIVEGYHMKELPVGTRFRIGEDVLLEMTQIGKECHSHCEIYKVMGDCIMPREGVFAKVLKGGKIKVGDSIEKVD, encoded by the coding sequence ATGGGAGTAATCAGAGGAATTTGCACAAGTGACCGCAAAGGAATCCAGAAAACAGAAGTAGGGGAAGCGACACTGATTGAAGACTGGGGCATCGAGGGAGACGCCCATGCCGGCAAATGGCACCGGCAGATCAGCCTGCTGGGCCTGGGGGAAATCGAGGCATTCCGCGCCCGGGGCGCAGAAGTGGAATTTGGCGCCTTCGGTGAAAACCTGATCGTGGAAGGCTACCATATGAAGGAGCTTCCGGTAGGAACCCGTTTTCGCATCGGCGAGGATGTGCTGCTGGAAATGACACAGATCGGCAAGGAATGTCACAGCCACTGCGAAATCTATAAAGTCATGGGAGACTGCATTATGCCCCGGGAAGGCGTATTTGCCAAAGTCTTAAAAGGCGGAAAAATCAAAGTAGGGGATTCCATCGAAAAGGTGGACTGA